The following proteins are encoded in a genomic region of Synechococcus sp. CBW1002:
- a CDS encoding septal ring lytic transglycosylase RlpA family protein — translation MRATFSLGVLTALIFGAGSVFPAIAEVGRTTPLTLSGALDGLSIDVAPAKGTSDLALAASSAPSSAVAIRQVEDSSAPAKPSLMQQAPIAPLASASVRLPEVAQVITGQASWYGPGFFGNRTANGEVFRPGTRTAAHRTLPFGTKVRVTNLRNGRSSVVRINDRGPFHGNRVIDLAHGAAQDLGLVSSGVAQVKLEVLR, via the coding sequence ATGCGAGCAACATTTTCTCTCGGTGTTCTCACCGCCCTAATTTTTGGTGCCGGTTCTGTCTTCCCTGCCATAGCGGAAGTCGGCCGAACAACTCCACTGACCTTGAGCGGCGCCCTGGATGGCCTTTCCATCGACGTGGCTCCAGCCAAGGGGACTTCGGATCTGGCGTTGGCTGCTTCCTCTGCTCCGAGTTCAGCCGTTGCCATTCGTCAGGTTGAAGATTCCTCGGCTCCCGCCAAGCCGTCGCTGATGCAGCAGGCGCCGATCGCCCCACTGGCATCGGCTTCGGTTCGTCTTCCCGAAGTGGCACAGGTGATCACCGGTCAGGCCAGCTGGTATGGGCCCGGTTTCTTCGGCAACCGCACCGCCAATGGTGAGGTGTTCCGGCCCGGTACCCGTACAGCAGCTCACCGCACTCTCCCCTTTGGCACCAAGGTGCGGGTCACCAATCTCCGTAATGGGAGGTCGTCGGTGGTCCGCATCAACGACCGGGGTCCGTTCCACGGAAACCGTGTGATCGATCTGGCCCATGGTGCCGCTCAGGATCTCGGTCTGGTCTCCAGCGGTGTTGCTCAGGTGAAGCTCGAAGTCCTGCGCTGA